A single region of the Bacteroidota bacterium genome encodes:
- a CDS encoding VOC family protein, with translation MENNKQPAYGNGKICYLEIPAVDIDKSSAFYRDVFGWQLRTRGDGHIAFDDTVGQVSGTWVTGRKAGREPGVLIYIMVDSVENTIKAVSAHGGKIVQPIGMDAPEITARFSDLAGNVFGLYQQPSKG, from the coding sequence ATGGAAAACAATAAACAACCCGCTTATGGTAACGGCAAGATCTGCTACCTCGAGATTCCTGCCGTTGACATCGATAAATCTTCCGCCTTTTACAGAGACGTTTTCGGGTGGCAGCTCCGAACACGGGGGGACGGGCACATCGCCTTCGATGACACGGTCGGGCAAGTGAGCGGCACGTGGGTGACCGGACGGAAAGCGGGAAGAGAACCGGGAGTCTTGATCTACATCATGGTTGACAGTGTCGAGAACACGATAAAAGCAGTGAGCGCCCATGGAGGGAAGATAGTCCAACCCATCGGTATGGACGCACCTGAGATCACGGCGAGATTCAGCGACCTGGCGGGAAATGTCTTCGGACTCTATCAGCAGCCGTCAAAAGGGTAG